The Saprospiraceae bacterium genome includes the window AGATATTAATACAGTTTCAATTCCAATCTGGTACAATTAAAGCGTTGGGTTTCATTATTACCAATTTTCATTTGATTCCGTTTCAATTCCAATCTGGTACAATTAAAGCCTGCTACCAAGCCTGCTGTAATGGCTGCTGCTTCATGTTTCAATTCCAATCTGGTACAATTAAAGCGAAAAAAGAGGAAGGCGGTTTTCAGATATTAATACAGTTTCAATTCCAATCTGGTACAATTAAAGCTTGTAAATGAAGAAAGTGACAGAGGATTAAAGACAAGTTTCAATTCCAATCTGGTACAATTAAAGCGCGTCCTGCATTCCAAGTAAGCACTTTGTCGGGTAAGTTTCAATTCCAATCTGGTACAATTAAAGCCTTGCATCGAACAATAAGCTTTTACCATTCATTATTGTTTCAATTCCAATCTGGTACAATTAAAGCCACCAACTAAGTGCTTAGATACACCGCCGACCGTATGTTTCAATTCCAATCTGGTACAATTAAAGCCTTGTCCGGCAGTAGAACAGTTTTTAACTGCCTCAAGTTTCAATTCCAATCTGGTACAATTAAAGCTGCTCAAATTGTGCAGCCTTTTTGATGCGTTCGTTTGTTTCAATTCCAATCTGGTACAATTAAAGCTGGGAACGAAACGAAAAAATCAAGTTTGCAAAACAAGTTTCAATTCCAATCTGGTACAATTAAAGCCAGCGCACAGAGTACAGAATAAGCACTTCGACAAATGTTTCAATTCCAATCTGGTACAATTAAAGCAAAAACGGACGCGATATTCACGAGGGAGACATATATGTTTCAATTCCAATCTGGTACAATTAAAGCCTGGCAGCCCATTATATTTCCATGCCATTTTGAATAGTTTCAATTCCAATCTGGTACAATTAAAGCCATAGCTGCAATATGATCTACCACTAAGCCTTCGCTGTTTCAATTCCAATCTGGTACAATTAAAGCGAATCTCAGAGGCACCATTCGGAAGGGTATATTTCCGTTTCAATTCCAATCTGGTACAATTAAAGCGGCAGGACTGGCCAGGGGTATGAAGATTAATAACCCGTTTCAATTCCAATCTGGTACAATTAAAGCTTTAGCGCGGATAGCTGACATAGCCGAATCCAACCCGTTTCAATTCCAATCTGGTACAATTAAAGCAATAGGTCTTTTCTGATACTCATTATTTAGAATTTGGTTTCAATTCCAATCTGGTACAATTAAAGCGACACACCATAAATAGGGTGGGAGGGAACCAATTGAGTTTCAATTCCAATCTGGTACAATTAAAGCGACACACCATAAATAGGGTGGGAGGGAACCAATTGAGTTTCAATTCCAATCTGGTACAATTAAAGCAAAGGGCAATAAGGCATTTTAGCCAAATTGCCCTTTGTTTCAATTCCAATCTGGTACAATTAAAGCCGCCAAATTCCTCACCTATTATTGCAATCCATTCAAGTTTCAATTCCAATCTGGTACAATTAAAGCCAGACGCAACCGCACTGCAAGTGTATTCAGCATTTAGTTTCAATTCCAATCTGGTACAATTAAAGCAAACTTAAATTTAGCCTCAATAAATAACCCTTCAATGTTTCAATTCCAATCTGGTACAATTAAAGCTGTAAGCCATCCACGCAGAAGGTACGGTACAGTTAAGTTTCAATTCCAATCTGGTACAATTAAAGCCCCAAAGAGGGCTATTAAGGAAATTTTATTTTTCAGTTTCAATTCCAATCTGGTACAATTAAAGCTAAAAAAAGACGCCCAAAAATCGGATAGAGAAAACCGTTTCAATTCCAATCTGGTACAATTAAAGCGATATCTGCTATAATGAACATATACAGAAATGATTTGTTTCAATTCCAATCTGGTACAATTAAAGCTACAAGAGGGTAGGGGATTGTTATTGTTACAAATTTGTTTCAATTCCAATCTGGTACAATTAAAGCGTCCACCGCTCCAATGATACCGCTTACGTGTGTGCTAGTTTCAATTCCAATCTGGTACAATTAAAGCGTAGCCTTAGCGATCCACGCAAATTGACCGCTTCCTGTTTCAATTCCAATCTGGTACAATTAAAGCTAATGTAAAAAAGAAGTGGTTTGATATGATTGCTTCGTTTCAATTCCAATCTGGTACAATTAAAGCAGATAATCCCCGCTCGTTCTTGTATTAAAGTTTTTTGTTTCAATTCCAATCTGGTACAATTAAAGCACTAAGGAAAGGAATGTCTGCAATATTTGCTGACTGGTTTCAATTCCAATCTGGTACAATTAAAGCCCGATCACGCAAAAGGATTGATCGTGTCGTAGAAAGTTTCAATTCCAATCTGGTACAATTAAAGCGGTGTCCATAAACTATCTGTAGAGGTGACATGGAGTTTCAATTCCAATCTGGTACAATTAAAGCTACAGGGCCTTCAGTCAAAATTGGAAGACCTGGAAAGTTTCAATTCCAATCTGGTACAATTAAAGCTTTCACTCTTCGCTTTCTGGTTGCCTGTTGTCGTTTGTTTCAATTCCAATCTGGTACAATTAAAGCATAAAAGATTTAATGAAGGGGGTGCGGTGTGTTACTGTTTCAATTCCAATCTGGTACAATTAAAGCACAAGGACAAAAGTGAGCGATACAATGCATTTACCGGTTTCAATTCCAATCTGGTACAATTAAAGCCGCGGCAAAGGAAGATAGTTACGACGCACTTTCGGCAGTTTCAATTCCAATCTGGTACAATTAAAGCCATGCACCTTCACAGAGAAGGAACGCCACCTATATCCGTTTCAATTCCAATCTGGTACAATTAAAGCAAACATAACAGAGCCAGACCCTGCATATTTAGATCAGTTTCAATTCCAATCTGGTACAATTAAAGCTCGTGTAATACAAATATAAAAATAATTGATTTTCAATAAGATACAAAATGTCAAAGAACATTTTTGGGGCTCTTTTCTCGTCGATGTTTAATCCTAAGGTTTTTATGGAGGATCGACGAGGTGCTAAGGTGTTGGTATTCAGTTGTTTTTGAATTTGGTTTAGACAAAAGGGTGCATATGATACTCAAAACATAGAAGATCGACGGGAATTCATAAAAAATTATCCAGGCTATTTCGTTCCATGCCGATCACTTGTTTATCCAACCAGCGACTATTCCGGCTGTTAAAGATAATCAAACTATCGTGGTTTTCGTCCATTATTTTACGTGCTTCATGGATAAGTTCTTTGAGTTTGAGCTCAGAGATTTCGCCTTCGAAAACGGAATTCTGAATCCAGTTGAGATAGCGCCGGCAGAGTTTTAACATCTTTGTGACCCGCTTTTCGCCTATATCATATACCAATATACAATACATTACCAATTGCTTTTATAGGGTTTGTAATGGTCTTCCATTTTCAGGATATATTTGGCTATTTTATAACATTCCAATTTAATGAGGTGTTTGTAGCTGACCTTTTTTTTCAGACTTTGGTGCTGAATAGTTTCTGTAAGCCGTTCTTCAAAGGTTTTAATGAAGATTTTTCTGCCGGTATCTTTCAAGAAACAGCCATTGGTCCCCTTTTCAAAATGTTGAGGCTTGATCATCCCTTTGTTGGTCAGTTTAAAGATGCTGCGATCTACCAAGATGGGTTTGAATACCTCGGCAATATCAAGGGCAAGGGAATAGCGGCGGGTGCCGGGTTCATGCAAAAAACTGATGGTGGGATTTAATTGGGTATGATATATTTGATCTAACACCACGGAATAGCACATCATATTGCCAAAGGAGATTAGTGCATTTAGTTCATTGGACGGTGGCTGCTTGACCCTATTATTCATTTCAAAGTGGTCAACGATATGATCAAAGGCGCTGTAATAGGTCTGGCGGCAATTGCCCTCTATACCCATTAATTCGGCAACATTTTGAGTGCTGGCGATACTGCTTCGGTATTGTTCCATCAAAGCAATGATGGTATCCATTTCACTTTTTCGGTGGTGATAGTAGCTTACATTTCTAAGCATATTGTAGCTGGCGCCTTCCACGAGTTGTTGTGCCAGGTGGAGACGGCGGCGGTTTTGCAAATAGGCTTTGGTTTGTTCTACCTGCATTTTACCCGCCAGCAAATAGTCTTTGGGCTGAAAGGAGCCGGTATAGTGTTCATAAAAATCGAAAAAGTGGACAGCTACCTTTTGCTTCCCTAAAAAATTATATAAAGCACTATTAGCATCAACACTTCCAAAAATATAAAGGGATTCGATGCCCTCAATCGGTAGGTACTTGGGAGGAGCCTCTACCCCGAGTTCGTCTTCGGCTACGAATTTGAGGGTGTTGTCTTTCCGACTCATCCGTCCAGGATTGAAAAGGTAGTATGTTTTTTTCATTAATTGGAGCCTTGATTTGCTGATAATACTTCTTCTGCATAGCAAAAGTCGAAATAGGAACAGCGCTTGCAGAACTTGCGGTCGATACGAGGCGGACAATATTCCTGCTCAATAATGGCTTTTGCCCTTTCTTCCCATTGGGGGATAACTTCTCGATCGGATGCACTGAGCCAAACCTCTTCTGTTTGCCGCAATTTGGGATATTCCAGGAGACCGTGACTGACTTTTATGCCATTGCGCTCTAAGACAAAGAGGTAATACTTTAGCTGTGCGATATGGGTTTCTTCCATTTTAGCAGACTTCTTCACTTCCCGCACCAGCCCATTTGCGGCATCATAATGGTCGATCTTGATGCCCTCCACTGCCAATTCCCTCCACCGCTCGGCTCGCTGCGGATAACTTTGCTCATGGATAAATTTGCCTTCCGCTACCAACTCGGAGGTATGCTCCATCTGCACGCCATTGGCAAATAGCCAGAGCTTGCGCTGGCAGAGGTGGAGATAGGCGATGTGGGTGCCGGTGGTGTGCATGGGGTGGGGTTAAAGTAATTGATCTTCTAAGTTGTTTTCTTTTTTTAGATAGCCAAGATCTTTATCATAATCTAAATCATAAGCAATTCTGACATTTCTTTTTTTATCGGGTATTGCCTTGGTTTCATAAAAATAGACTGAGACTAGTAATTGATTAGCACGAATAAAGTTTTTCTCTTTTTTTAACCTATCAAATTCATCAACAAGATTATGACAAAGGACATCAATTTTAATATTGTTACTTTCAATGGCATCTTCAATCCAATCTCGCCAATGTCCAGCAATTAACTCTTGTCGAAAATTATTAATGATGGGGTTATTAAAACCTTTATAAAAGTCTTTTAATTGGTCTTCCGAGTATCCCTTTTCATATACCTTGTTACATGCCCAAACCAAATCATTTTCAGAAATTTCTTGTTTTTCTAATTTGGTCATTTCATGCCATGTTTTTTGTAGTATCGCATCATCATAAAAGGGCGTATTTCCAATAATATTTTCAAATAGATAAATTGGAACAATTCCTTTTTTTCCAGCACGGTTTATTCTCCCAAATCTTTGTATGAGGGCGTCTATTGGTGCATTTTCAATAAAACCAATATCATAATCTATATCTAGGCTAACCTCTACAGCTTGGGTGGCGACTAATAATTTGGGCCGGCAGGACTTATCTTTATGCGTAATAAATTTTTCTATCTCGATGCGATCCCTTTTGTTAAAACCGCTATGCAAAAGTCGTTTAGAGCCTTCAAAATCAATTTTCTCAAATAAATCTTGGCTTGTTTTAACATTATTTGTAATTACAAGAACGCTTTTTCCTTCCTTTAAAAGTTGGATAATGGCACCGAGCTTACTTTTTAGATTTTGATCCTTTTCACATATTATTTGATGTCTTTTTTTATCTAAAATTAACCGGTCTGTTTCAAATGATGGATTTGGTTGGTGCAAAATGGATTTGTCGCCTTCAAAAATTTTATCTATGATTAAGTCTAACAAAAATTGAGGGATAGTGGCGGACATGAAAAAAATTCTTGCATCAAATTCTTTCCTCAACCATTTGAGGGATGCCAATAATAAACCCGTCATCAAGGCATCATAAGCATGGAACTCGTCAATGATAAAACAGGCATTTTGGTAATCAAATAAAGCCATTTCCCACCCTTTCCCCATTAGGGCGCTTTTCAAAATTTGATGAAGGGTCGCAACTTTAACTGGATAGAATAGCTCTTTTGACAAAGCCTTCATTGATCTGGCTAAATCCGTGTTTTTTAAATGATTGCTTTCTTCTTCTTCCAATTGTTCAAAAAAGAAATCCAATGTTTTGGAGTGTAATGCAGTTACCAGACCTTTACCAAAAATAGGTTGTAAACGGGTAACCATTGCATTGATACTTGCCGTGTAGGGCAACAAGTAAAAAATTCGCGCATTTTTTGATTGATTCGCATAAACCCAACACAAGGCAGCCTCTGTTTTACCAGATCCTGTAGGAGCATATAAAATCACGTCCTTTCTGAAATGTTGCAGCGCAATCTGGAATTGACGAAAGCCATAAGGAATACCTGTTTTTTCATCTCTGGGCTGAAAATCATTTAGTTCAATTCTCTTATATTTTGGTATTTCTTCCTCAAACCTTGCAGACCCTATGTGGTCAGAGGCTATTAACAAGCCCCTTGTCTTTGCTAATTGGAAGCGAATTGAATCACTTTCAAATAATCTTTTTTGAAATTTCTTTTTGAGGAGTTTTTGAATATCTGGACTTAGTTCAATTTGAGAAAGTTCAATGTTCGGTGCTTCAATAGGTAGGGTAATTCCAAAATAGTCATTCCATCTGTTTAAAAAAACAGGCATTTGAGACATGAGCTGGTTCTCAGCAGAAATGTGCCTAACCAAATCTTCTTTGAGAATGGGATGAATTAATCTGCCATGACTAGCCTCGACATCAATTACACCTTTGTGGTGTGTGGCAATAGCAAATTTTTCATCCAAATCCAATTTTAGAAAGGCCTCAATAATCCAAAGGGAAATGATCTCGTGACGAATGGGAACATCGCTTGATTCATTGGGTTTTAATTTGGCCTGAAAATCTTTGTGCATTTTTCCAATATCATGCAAGATGGCACACCTGATGATTTTTTCTTGCCAAAAGGACTGATCTTTTTCTGAAAAAGGCAAGCTGTTAATCAAGCCTATGGCCGCTTTTATCACATGTTCTGTATGCATTACCAATGTTATAATACCATTGGATGTGTCGCTTTTAGCCCAATACTGATGAATATCCATATCTAGTCCCAATTGTGAAAGTAAAAGTTTTGGCCCGCTTCCGTTTCATAAAGATTTCGAAAACTAATTTTACCCTCGTTATCTGAAGGAATTGAAATGAAAATTTTGGAATTGGTAGCACGTCTACCATCCCCGACTTCATCGTTTTCGTGGTAGGCTTCTGCAAGTTGAACAAGTTGACCGCCTGCTTGGATGCCTTGCTCAAAAGGAAGCATACACCCTGAAATTTTAGCGGTGTTTACATTTTTGGCAGAAATTTTTCGAATACTCTTTTTCTTAATTTCTAATAAATCCTGTGAACGCCCTAAGCTCGGGGTGCCAACTGGAAAATGGAAGTATTCCTCCCAATCAAGCCTGTTTAACCATAAAGTTAGTTTTGGTTTTATATGAAATTCTCTCAAGTAGGCATCTCCTCCTTTCCCATGCGTTTTTATATTTTTGCCATCAAAAATCAACCGTTGTCTTTTTTCTAAATCATTGGCAGCAATATCAAATTCATAATAAAATCCAATGCCCACTTCCTCTTTGGTTACTATACGTCCCAAACAACAACCAATTAGGCCTAAAAGAAG containing:
- the cas2 gene encoding CRISPR-associated endonuclease Cas2: MYCILVYDIGEKRVTKMLKLCRRYLNWIQNSVFEGEISELKLKELIHEARKIMDENHDSLIIFNSRNSRWLDKQVIGMERNSLDNFL
- the cas1b gene encoding type I-B CRISPR-associated endonuclease Cas1b produces the protein MKKTYYLFNPGRMSRKDNTLKFVAEDELGVEAPPKYLPIEGIESLYIFGSVDANSALYNFLGKQKVAVHFFDFYEHYTGSFQPKDYLLAGKMQVEQTKAYLQNRRRLHLAQQLVEGASYNMLRNVSYYHHRKSEMDTIIALMEQYRSSIASTQNVAELMGIEGNCRQTYYSAFDHIVDHFEMNNRVKQPPSNELNALISFGNMMCYSVVLDQIYHTQLNPTISFLHEPGTRRYSLALDIAEVFKPILVDRSIFKLTNKGMIKPQHFEKGTNGCFLKDTGRKIFIKTFEERLTETIQHQSLKKKVSYKHLIKLECYKIAKYILKMEDHYKPYKSNW
- the cas4 gene encoding CRISPR-associated protein Cas4, whose protein sequence is MHTTGTHIAYLHLCQRKLWLFANGVQMEHTSELVAEGKFIHEQSYPQRAERWRELAVEGIKIDHYDAANGLVREVKKSAKMEETHIAQLKYYLFVLERNGIKVSHGLLEYPKLRQTEEVWLSASDREVIPQWEERAKAIIEQEYCPPRIDRKFCKRCSYFDFCYAEEVLSANQGSN
- the cas3 gene encoding CRISPR-associated helicase Cas3', whose protein sequence is MDIHQYWAKSDTSNGIITLVMHTEHVIKAAIGLINSLPFSEKDQSFWQEKIIRCAILHDIGKMHKDFQAKLKPNESSDVPIRHEIISLWIIEAFLKLDLDEKFAIATHHKGVIDVEASHGRLIHPILKEDLVRHISAENQLMSQMPVFLNRWNDYFGITLPIEAPNIELSQIELSPDIQKLLKKKFQKRLFESDSIRFQLAKTRGLLIASDHIGSARFEEEIPKYKRIELNDFQPRDEKTGIPYGFRQFQIALQHFRKDVILYAPTGSGKTEAALCWVYANQSKNARIFYLLPYTASINAMVTRLQPIFGKGLVTALHSKTLDFFFEQLEEEESNHLKNTDLARSMKALSKELFYPVKVATLHQILKSALMGKGWEMALFDYQNACFIIDEFHAYDALMTGLLLASLKWLRKEFDARIFFMSATIPQFLLDLIIDKIFEGDKSILHQPNPSFETDRLILDKKRHQIICEKDQNLKSKLGAIIQLLKEGKSVLVITNNVKTSQDLFEKIDFEGSKRLLHSGFNKRDRIEIEKFITHKDKSCRPKLLVATQAVEVSLDIDYDIGFIENAPIDALIQRFGRINRAGKKGIVPIYLFENIIGNTPFYDDAILQKTWHEMTKLEKQEISENDLVWACNKVYEKGYSEDQLKDFYKGFNNPIINNFRQELIAGHWRDWIEDAIESNNIKIDVLCHNLVDEFDRLKKEKNFIRANQLLVSVYFYETKAIPDKKRNVRIAYDLDYDKDLGYLKKENNLEDQLL